From a single Nicotiana tabacum cultivar K326 chromosome 8, ASM71507v2, whole genome shotgun sequence genomic region:
- the LOC107824262 gene encoding syntaxin-22-like: MSFQDLESGRSLGSRRGYVNEKQDPTQAVASGIFQINTAVSTFQRLVNTLGTPKDTPELRDKLHKTRLHIGQLVKDTSAKLKQASETDHRVEVSASKKITDAKLAKDFQAVLKEFQKAQRLAAERETAYTPFVPQAVQPSIYTDGEIDVTSDKGPEQRSLLVESRRQEVLLLDNEISFNEAIIEEREQGIQEVQQQIGEVNEIFKDLAVLVHEQGAMIDDIGSNIENSHAATAQGRSQLAKAAKTQRSNSSLTCLLLVIFGIVLLIVIIVLAA, encoded by the exons atgaGCTTTCAAGATCTAGAATCGGGTCGATCATTGGGTTCCCGTCGTGGCTATGTGAATGAGAAGCAAGACCCGACCCAAGCCGTGGCCTCAGGAATATTCCAGATAAACACCGCCGTCTCCACGTTTCAGAGGCTGGTTAATACCCTAGGTACACCTAAGGATACCCCCGAATTACGCGACAAGTT GCACAAAACAAGGCTGCATATTGGGCAATTAGTGAAAGATACATCTGCAAAACTTAAACAAGCCAGCGAAACAGATCATCGAGTTGAAGTCAGT GCTAGCAAGAAAATTACAGATGCTAAACTTGCTAAAGATTTTCAAGCTGTATTAAAGGAGTTTCAGAAAGCTCAACGCCTTGCAGCTGAAAGGGAGACAGCATATACACCTTTTGTTCCCCAAGCAGTTCAACCTTCTAT TTACACGGACGGTGAGATAGATGTTACTTCAGATAAAGGTCCAGAACAGCGATCTCTCCTTGTGGAATCTAGAAG ACAGGAGGTTTTGCTTTTGGACAATGAAATTTCCTTTAATGAAGCTATTATAGAGGAACGAGAGCAGGGAATACAAGAAGTACAACAACAGATAGGTGAAGTGAATGAGATTTTTAAGGATCTTGCCGTGCTTGTTCACGAACAAGGAGCCATGATCG ATGATATTGGTTCCAACATTGAGAATTCTCATGCTGCAACTGCACAAGGGAGATCACAACTTGCTAAAGCTGCTAAGACCCAAAGATCAAATTCGTCTCTG ACCTGCTTACTCCTGGTGATATTTGGAATTGTGCTCCTTATTGTTATCATAGTACTTGCAGCCTGA